One window of the Candidatus Bathyarchaeota archaeon genome contains the following:
- a CDS encoding MBL fold metallo-hydrolase, producing the protein MNGVSQLKLAVLVEDSKNNENLHLTAKHGLSLLAEAKRGSLKLKILIDAGPPIDSALKNAYAMGIDLKNIDAIFITHGHYDHVGGLPEILKVNDHPTPVVAHPQIFHPKLILKPKLRYVGPNFDGSTLKANGGVPVLSRDPVDIMDGVSTSGEIIRETPFETVSGFWTLDNGRLVKDLMLDDQALYVKVEGKGLVIISGCAHAGIVNTIRQAKKISGLNQIYAIIGGLHLSTSDDERIRKSVDEIERVAPEVIYPCHCTGLKAISFLLERFENRCTPIRTGDTVKL; encoded by the coding sequence ATGAACGGTGTAAGCCAACTAAAACTGGCAGTTCTAGTTGAAGACTCTAAAAACAATGAGAACCTCCATCTCACCGCTAAACACGGCTTATCATTACTGGCCGAAGCTAAGAGAGGTAGTTTAAAACTGAAGATTCTTATAGACGCAGGTCCACCTATCGACTCGGCTCTAAAGAATGCATATGCAATGGGTATCGACCTGAAGAATATAGATGCCATATTTATAACTCACGGACATTACGATCACGTAGGTGGATTGCCAGAGATCTTAAAGGTTAACGATCATCCAACTCCGGTAGTCGCCCATCCACAAATCTTTCATCCTAAACTGATATTAAAACCGAAGTTGAGATATGTCGGTCCAAATTTTGATGGGTCAACTCTGAAGGCTAATGGTGGGGTGCCTGTTCTCTCTCGTGATCCTGTAGATATTATGGACGGTGTTTCAACCAGTGGTGAGATAATTAGGGAGACGCCTTTCGAAACGGTAAGTGGATTCTGGACATTGGATAATGGAAGACTGGTTAAGGACTTGATGCTTGACGACCAAGCTTTATACGTCAAAGTCGAAGGAAAAGGCCTAGTCATAATATCTGGGTGTGCCCACGCTGGAATCGTGAACACTATCAGACAAGCCAAGAAAATATCTGGTCTGAATCAGATATATGCAATTATTGGAGGTCTACATCTTTCAACATCAGATGATGAGAGGATCAGGAAGTCTGTGGATGAGATAGAGCGGGTTGCTCCCGAGGTGATTTATCCTTGCCATTGCACAGGACTCAAGGCCATAAGCTTTCTGCTTGAGAGATTCGAAAACCGATGTACACCAATACGTACTGGAGATACGGTTAAACTTTAG
- a CDS encoding AsnC family transcriptional regulator: MSRNVLDNLDKIIISILQADGRTPLSHIGEKTGISHVAVRKRLDRLLGENLISISTYINVETIKSRIAAILVEVENSRRLRELIDIFKDCPRTIFMTGLSASNLLTIIIGENLSTLESVIGICSLRAQKGIRRSEVYIGSTPIHPQFLPVRVVPLKEAEIAPCGSKCSLCDNLLNKQCLGCPSTKFYEGPF, encoded by the coding sequence ATGTCAAGGAATGTGCTAGATAACCTCGATAAGATTATCATATCGATCTTGCAGGCCGACGGTCGGACACCCCTATCCCACATAGGCGAAAAGACAGGAATATCGCATGTGGCAGTTCGAAAACGTCTAGATAGGCTCCTTGGAGAGAACCTGATAAGCATTTCAACATACATAAACGTTGAGACTATAAAATCAAGAATAGCTGCTATACTCGTAGAAGTTGAAAATTCAAGGCGTCTGAGAGAACTTATAGACATATTCAAAGACTGTCCGAGAACCATATTCATGACCGGACTCAGCGCATCGAATCTCCTAACAATAATCATAGGCGAAAACCTCTCGACACTAGAAAGCGTCATAGGAATATGTTCACTAAGGGCTCAGAAAGGGATAAGGCGTTCAGAAGTCTACATCGGGAGCACACCTATTCACCCCCAATTCTTGCCAGTGAGGGTCGTTCCACTTAAAGAAGCTGAAATCGCACCATGTGGTTCAAAATGTAGTCTTTGCGATAACCTCCTTAACAAGCAATGTCTGGGCTGCCCGTCAACAAAGTTCTATGAAGGCCCATTCTGA
- a CDS encoding metal-dependent transcriptional regulator → MVKAVELSPSIEEYLESIYRLQERDGVARTKKLAEMTNVTLGTITNTIESLERRGFVKHLPYKGVRLTKEGETIAIDVIRRHRLVERLLTDILKMEWSKVHEAACKLEHGLTEELAMFIRKSLGYPKTCPHGNPIPTIKGSIVRDKSKPLTSLRPADEGRIVKIVEESSSFLKFLSRQGLVIGARVRVKHIFRSGNSDTILLEGIEHPLEGEMGRKIWVEKT, encoded by the coding sequence ATGGTAAAAGCCGTAGAGCTCTCACCTTCGATCGAGGAATATTTAGAGAGCATATATCGACTACAAGAGAGAGACGGAGTTGCTAGAACAAAGAAGCTCGCAGAGATGACAAACGTAACCCTCGGAACTATAACGAACACCATCGAAAGTTTAGAGAGGAGAGGCTTCGTGAAACATTTACCGTACAAAGGTGTCAGACTCACAAAAGAAGGAGAGACGATAGCGATCGATGTGATAAGGAGACATAGACTCGTCGAGCGTCTCTTGACAGACATATTGAAGATGGAATGGAGTAAAGTACATGAGGCTGCATGTAAACTCGAACACGGCCTCACCGAAGAACTTGCAATGTTTATACGTAAGAGTCTAGGATACCCAAAGACTTGCCCTCATGGAAACCCAATCCCAACAATAAAAGGAAGTATAGTGAGAGACAAATCTAAGCCTTTGACGAGTTTAAGACCAGCCGATGAGGGTAGAATAGTCAAGATAGTTGAGGAGAGTAGCAGCTTTCTAAAGTTTCTTAGCAGGCAGGGATTAGTGATAGGTGCTAGAGTGAGGGTCAAGCATATATTCCGTTCAGGCAACTCAGACACCATCCTCTTGGAAGGCATAGAACATCCTCTTGAGGGCGAGATGGGTAGAAAAATTTGGGTGGAGAAGACTTGA
- a CDS encoding FeoA domain-containing protein, producing MNQRTPNRIMSELLELIGISEAKNMPFRIDELALKLGYSKDIVEDHLKFALKEELIEYSDGKYRLTDKGRSEVQKHRESYIHEMYAHRPGLLGRLARLFEGNIEDWRSHWRRRHGIDDKSLKGFYMNIRDLNERVEETSSLADLNQGERGVVAFALGGYGLVRRLSEMGLTPGTEVKVIRSAPFHGPIEISVRGVSLALGRGVASKIYVRKTGWRN from the coding sequence TTGAATCAGAGGACACCGAACCGAATTATGTCGGAATTGCTGGAACTGATAGGGATCTCAGAAGCTAAGAATATGCCTTTTAGAATCGATGAGCTGGCACTTAAATTGGGATATTCCAAAGATATTGTTGAGGATCACCTGAAGTTCGCTTTAAAGGAGGAGTTGATCGAATATTCAGATGGCAAATACAGGCTGACCGATAAAGGAAGATCTGAGGTCCAGAAGCATAGGGAGAGCTACATCCACGAGATGTACGCTCACAGGCCAGGTCTGTTAGGCCGCTTAGCTAGACTCTTTGAAGGAAATATCGAAGACTGGCGGAGTCACTGGCGACGCAGACACGGTATAGACGACAAATCCCTGAAAGGATTCTACATGAATATTCGTGATTTGAATGAACGTGTAGAGGAGACCTCCAGCCTAGCAGATCTTAATCAAGGTGAGAGAGGCGTAGTGGCCTTCGCGCTGGGTGGATATGGACTCGTGAGAAGACTTTCAGAGATGGGGCTCACACCTGGAACGGAGGTGAAAGTAATTCGAAGCGCACCATTTCATGGTCCGATAGAGATCTCTGTGAGAGGAGTCTCCCTTGCCCTTGGCCGAGGTGTAGCCTCTAAGATCTATGTTAGAAAGACTGGGTGGCGGAATTGA
- the feoB gene encoding ferrous iron transport protein B: MEHKRIVKVALAGNANVGKSSVFNQLTGSSQTVGNWPGKTVERAEGKLHFAGYTIMILDLPGIYSLSTFSIEEIVSRDYISIERPDVIVNVVDASALERNLYFTIQLLELQAPVVMALNQVDYAARRGIRINVNLLSKTLGIPVVPTIAITGVGITELLNTVINVIEGKIRPSGSKIEYGKEIEEELEILENIVREKLPKLVENYPARWISVKLIERDEDITHKIKELPSGDDVLAAADDAIRRIERIHGEPAPVVIASERYGMASHIAREVTEVVSPPRVTIEDKLGSLTAHRFLGYPILAAIATLMFTLIFILGGYVVNILETFFQEMFIPTIDVYLSRFLPQFIVEIICGGFISGIAAGATIALPYIVPFYILLAILEDSGYLPRAAFLMDNLMHKIGLHGKAFMPLLLGYGCNVPACMGCRIMETERERFLAGFVVVLVPCSARSVIILGLVGRYLGLHIALTLYVFDLVLIFVLGRIAYRLLPGEPIGLIMEMPPYRVPSPSLVLKKTLVRTKDFIYVALPLIVTGSIGLQFLTSSGLIWPIADLMEPLISGWLGLPSLSGIPLIFGVLRKELTLILLAELAGTTSFEQILTPIQMIVFTLVTMIYIPCIATIAALGHEFGWKKAAGVAAADISLAILLGGIVYRTMLISNLLVSLRFIWYHA; this comes from the coding sequence TTGGAGCATAAGAGAATTGTAAAAGTAGCCTTGGCTGGAAACGCCAATGTAGGCAAGTCATCTGTATTCAATCAGCTCACAGGCTCAAGCCAGACTGTTGGCAACTGGCCCGGAAAGACTGTTGAGAGAGCTGAGGGTAAACTTCACTTCGCCGGATACACTATAATGATCCTTGACCTCCCAGGAATATATTCCCTATCAACATTCTCCATAGAGGAGATAGTCTCAAGAGACTACATCTCTATCGAACGTCCAGACGTAATAGTCAACGTCGTCGACGCCTCAGCCCTAGAGAGGAATCTATACTTCACAATCCAACTCTTGGAACTACAAGCACCAGTAGTCATGGCTCTAAACCAGGTTGACTACGCTGCGAGGAGAGGTATAAGGATCAATGTAAATCTACTTTCTAAAACACTTGGCATACCTGTCGTGCCAACAATAGCGATCACAGGTGTAGGAATCACTGAACTGTTGAACACTGTAATCAATGTCATTGAAGGGAAGATCAGACCCTCAGGTTCGAAGATTGAATATGGAAAGGAGATTGAAGAAGAACTTGAAATATTGGAAAACATAGTCAGAGAAAAGTTGCCTAAACTGGTCGAGAATTATCCTGCAAGATGGATTTCAGTCAAGCTCATTGAGAGAGATGAGGATATAACCCATAAAATTAAGGAATTGCCGAGTGGTGATGACGTCCTAGCCGCAGCAGATGATGCTATAAGACGTATAGAGAGGATCCATGGGGAACCTGCCCCAGTGGTGATAGCATCTGAGAGGTATGGGATGGCAAGTCACATAGCGAGAGAAGTAACTGAGGTTGTCTCACCTCCAAGAGTGACAATCGAAGACAAGTTGGGTAGTCTGACAGCCCACAGATTCCTAGGCTATCCGATACTGGCCGCTATCGCAACCTTGATGTTCACCCTGATCTTTATTCTGGGAGGGTACGTGGTAAATATACTAGAAACATTCTTTCAAGAAATGTTTATACCTACTATAGATGTTTACCTATCAAGGTTCTTGCCACAATTCATTGTGGAGATAATATGTGGCGGATTCATCTCGGGGATAGCTGCTGGTGCAACGATAGCCCTGCCCTACATAGTTCCATTCTACATTCTTCTGGCCATCCTCGAGGATAGCGGATATCTACCTAGGGCAGCCTTCCTTATGGACAATCTTATGCATAAGATAGGGTTACACGGAAAGGCCTTCATGCCTTTACTGCTAGGTTACGGGTGCAATGTCCCAGCATGTATGGGCTGCAGAATAATGGAGACCGAACGTGAAAGATTCTTGGCGGGCTTCGTTGTTGTTCTGGTTCCTTGCTCCGCCAGATCAGTAATCATACTAGGTTTGGTTGGAAGATATCTGGGCTTACATATAGCCCTAACCTTATACGTATTCGACCTAGTCCTCATATTCGTTTTGGGCAGGATCGCTTATAGGTTATTGCCTGGGGAACCTATCGGCCTAATAATGGAGATGCCGCCATACCGTGTACCTTCACCATCACTTGTGTTGAAGAAGACTTTGGTTAGAACAAAAGACTTCATATATGTAGCTCTTCCACTAATCGTTACGGGAAGTATCGGTCTACAATTCTTGACTTCGAGCGGTTTGATCTGGCCCATCGCTGATCTCATGGAACCATTAATAAGCGGTTGGCTCGGCCTACCAAGTCTGAGTGGCATACCTCTCATCTTCGGTGTTTTACGGAAAGAGTTGACACTAATTCTTCTAGCCGAACTGGCTGGAACGACAAGTTTCGAGCAGATTCTAACACCTATACAGATGATCGTCTTCACCCTGGTAACGATGATCTATATTCCATGCATAGCCACGATAGCCGCCTTGGGGCATGAGTTTGGATGGAAAAAGGCCGCTGGTGTAGCCGCCGCAGATATATCGTTGGCGATACTGCTCGGAGGTATAGTTTACAGGACCATGCTTATTTCAAACCTTTTAGTTTCACTCAGGTTTATATGGTATCACGCATAA
- a CDS encoding cupin domain-containing protein: MGAENFAMRFFEVTPGGFSPLHKHPWEHEVFILEGEGIVTDGKEDRRFRQGDAIFIPPNEEHPLKNTGSSTLKLLCVIPYKPE; this comes from the coding sequence ATGGGTGCCGAAAATTTCGCGATGAGATTCTTTGAGGTAACGCCTGGGGGTTTCAGTCCTTTGCATAAACACCCTTGGGAGCATGAGGTCTTTATCTTGGAGGGGGAAGGTATCGTCACCGACGGTAAGGAGGATAGGAGATTCCGGCAAGGCGACGCCATCTTCATTCCGCCGAATGAGGAGCATCCACTCAAGAATACCGGTTCGTCTACTTTGAAGCTTTTATGCGTGATACCATATAAACCTGAGTGA
- a CDS encoding Mrp/NBP35 family ATP-binding protein, with product MFEEDSLLKIRMGKVKHKIAVVSGKGGVGKSVTTANLAIALASQNHKLKVGILDADIHGPSIPKMLGMKGERIRAGPPGVFPAVGPLGIRVISMDFLLPNDETPVIWRGPLKMSAIRQFLSEIVWGDLDYLLIDLPPGTGDESLSIMQLLPEMDGVVIVTIPSEVSQMVVKKAVTFARQLKIPIIGIIENMSGFICPRCGIKLEIFKTGGGEKIAEEMSIPFLGKIPLDPRICEDSDDGRPFIIEHADSPAAKSFMKIVSNIETHLKRE from the coding sequence ATGTTCGAAGAAGATAGCCTGCTAAAAATCAGGATGGGAAAAGTGAAACATAAGATAGCTGTCGTAAGCGGAAAAGGAGGGGTTGGCAAGAGTGTCACAACCGCAAACCTAGCCATCGCCCTAGCATCTCAAAATCATAAGTTGAAGGTTGGAATCCTAGATGCCGACATACATGGCCCATCTATCCCGAAGATGCTTGGAATGAAAGGTGAGAGAATTAGGGCAGGACCGCCGGGAGTCTTCCCAGCCGTAGGACCATTAGGTATAAGGGTTATCTCAATGGATTTCCTCTTGCCCAACGACGAGACTCCAGTAATTTGGCGTGGACCACTGAAAATGTCAGCTATACGACAATTCTTATCGGAGATAGTTTGGGGGGACCTTGACTACCTACTCATCGACCTCCCACCAGGCACAGGAGACGAATCTTTGAGCATAATGCAGCTTCTACCAGAAATGGATGGAGTAGTTATAGTTACAATACCGTCCGAGGTATCCCAGATGGTTGTCAAGAAAGCAGTCACCTTTGCCAGACAGCTGAAGATTCCAATAATTGGGATAATTGAGAATATGAGTGGTTTCATCTGCCCAAGATGCGGCATCAAGTTGGAAATATTCAAGACCGGTGGAGGAGAAAAGATAGCGGAGGAGATGAGTATTCCATTCCTGGGGAAAATTCCTCTAGACCCAAGAATATGTGAAGACTCAGACGACGGAAGACCATTTATAATAGAGCATGCAGACTCACCAGCAGCAAAATCTTTCATGAAGATCGTCAGCAATATAGAGACGCATCTAAAAAGGGAATAG